In Deltaproteobacteria bacterium PRO3, the sequence TTCAGCGGAGGCGGCATGGCCCATACCCAAGACCCCATGGAAGTCCTGAACCGGTATCTGGACGAACACGGGATGAAACACACCCGGCAGCGCGAGATCATCGTCACCGAATTTCTCAAGTCGAACAAGCACCTCCAAATCGAGGAGCTGCTCAACCAGGTGAAGAAGATCGAGCCCTCGATCGGCTATGTCACCGTCTACCGCACCCTGATGCTGCTCAAGGAGTGCGGGTTGGCGCACCAGCGCCACTTCGGCGACGGCAAATCGCTCTTCGAGAAGGCTGGCGATCACCACGACCACATGATCTGCATCAAGTGCGGCAGCATCAACGAGTTCGAGGACGACCGCATCGAAAAGTTGCAGGACCAGATCGCCAAGCGCATTAATTTCAAGATTGTCAGCCACCGCCACGAGATCTACGGCTGCTGCAGCCGATGCCAAAACGAGTAAGGATTCCCATGACCGGACGCGAGACATTGCCCGACCAGCCGCTGCCCCTCGGCCAGATGAGCAAGGGGCAGGGGGGCTACATCTGCCGCATTGAGGGGCCCGAGGCGACGGTGCGCCGCCTGCTCGAGATGGGCATGGTCGAAGAGGCCTATGTCGAGATCGTCCACGAGGCCCCCTTCGGCGGCGACCCGGTGGCGGTGCGCGTGCGCGGCGGCCTCTTGGCCCTGCGCCGACAAGAAGCGTCCTGCGTTACGGTGCGGAAGGCCTGAAGCGTGAGCGTCTCCGAATTGTCCCAACCCTACGTCGCCCTGGTAGGCTCCCCCAATTCCGGGAAAACCAGCCTGTTCAACGCCTTGACCGGCGGCCGGCAGCGCGTCGGCAACTATCCGGGCGTCACCGTCGAGCGCAAGGAAGGCAGCATCGAGCGGCCCGGCGGCCATCGGCTCAAAATCCTCGACCTGCCCGGCACCTACACCCTCGACGCGAACACCCTCGATGAGGCCGTGACCCGCGGCGTCCTGCTGACGCGGAAGATCGAAGGCGCGCCCCCCGATCTCTTGGTGGCGGTGGCGGACGCCACCAATC encodes:
- a CDS encoding transcriptional repressor, whose amino-acid sequence is MDEHGMKHTRQREIIVTEFLKSNKHLQIEELLNQVKKIEPSIGYVTVYRTLMLLKECGLAHQRHFGDGKSLFEKAGDHHDHMICIKCGSINEFEDDRIEKLQDQIAKRINFKIVSHRHEIYGCCSRCQNE
- a CDS encoding ferrous iron transport protein A, which translates into the protein MTGRETLPDQPLPLGQMSKGQGGYICRIEGPEATVRRLLEMGMVEEAYVEIVHEAPFGGDPVAVRVRGGLLALRRQEASCVTVRKA